The following are encoded together in the Streptomyces sp. NBC_01717 genome:
- the cas5e gene encoding type I-E CRISPR-associated protein Cas5/CasD: protein MSVLTLRLAGPLQSWGASARFTRRTTESAPTKSGVIGMLAAASGIERDDDEALAKLGALRFGVRIDQPGTRVRDFQTAHHGVTGTSMPLSERFYLADAVFVAALEGDRALLTTLHASLRAPVFPPFLGRRSCPPAHPVDLGLYDDVSLHQALTDEPWQAAPWYRRQHHRDATVSLVVLRESHEDEHDADFQRDQPLSFAAEHRRHALRTVVSRTVDIPNPAAAPWHPRHDPFEALEESA, encoded by the coding sequence ATGAGCGTGCTCACCCTGCGACTGGCGGGCCCCCTGCAGTCCTGGGGGGCCTCCGCCCGTTTCACCCGCCGCACCACCGAGTCCGCGCCGACCAAGAGCGGCGTGATCGGCATGCTCGCCGCAGCCTCCGGCATCGAACGCGACGACGACGAAGCCCTGGCCAAACTGGGCGCGCTCCGGTTCGGCGTACGCATCGACCAGCCAGGCACCCGGGTACGGGACTTCCAGACCGCACACCACGGCGTCACCGGTACCTCCATGCCACTGTCCGAGCGGTTCTACCTCGCCGACGCAGTCTTCGTCGCAGCCCTCGAAGGCGACAGGGCACTGCTCACCACCCTGCACGCCTCCCTGCGCGCACCGGTGTTTCCGCCGTTCCTGGGCCGCCGCTCCTGCCCACCAGCGCACCCGGTCGACCTCGGACTCTACGACGACGTCTCACTCCACCAGGCACTCACGGACGAACCATGGCAGGCGGCCCCCTGGTACCGCCGACAGCACCACCGAGACGCCACGGTGTCCCTCGTCGTCCTGCGCGAGTCCCACGAGGACGAACATGACGCGGACTTCCAACGCGACCAGCCCCTCAGTTTCGCCGCCGAACACCGCCGGCACGCCCTGCGCACCGTGGTCAGCAGGACCGTGGACATCCCCAACCCAGCTGCCGCGCCCTGGCATCCCCGCCACGATCCGTTCGAGGCACTGGAGGAGAGCGCCTGA
- the casB gene encoding type I-E CRISPR-associated protein Cse2/CasB, whose product MTTATAPPTVRRRVEQLAGERITALQRGYLADEATAVAALARLRRGAGREAGQLPDLWNLIDTTPLHEPHNGARTLSEGELVCAEDALHVALTLWALHQQSRREAKMHQSGSRGQPRGVGAAVRRMMKPGEIDEPLRKRLVRAGTAPDLTALAQRLRDIVLLLRRDQFPLDYALLAGQLYRWQQPGGPDDVRREWGRSFHAWHEEDPKTGEQTPLGAPATTTDTTDTTHTDKDAS is encoded by the coding sequence ATGACGACCGCCACCGCTCCGCCCACCGTCCGTCGGCGCGTCGAACAGCTCGCCGGCGAACGCATCACCGCGCTCCAGCGCGGATATCTGGCCGACGAGGCGACGGCCGTTGCCGCCCTCGCCAGGCTCCGCAGAGGTGCGGGCCGCGAAGCCGGACAGCTCCCCGACCTGTGGAATCTCATCGACACCACCCCGCTGCACGAACCGCACAACGGCGCCCGGACGTTGAGCGAAGGGGAACTGGTCTGCGCCGAAGACGCCCTGCACGTGGCCCTCACGTTGTGGGCCCTGCACCAGCAGTCCCGCCGCGAGGCCAAAATGCACCAGAGCGGCAGCCGCGGACAGCCGCGCGGAGTAGGCGCCGCCGTGCGCCGCATGATGAAGCCGGGCGAGATCGACGAACCTCTGCGCAAACGCCTGGTCCGAGCCGGCACGGCACCGGATCTGACCGCCCTCGCCCAGCGCCTGCGGGACATCGTCCTGCTGCTGCGCCGCGACCAGTTCCCGCTCGACTACGCGCTGCTCGCCGGACAGCTCTACCGGTGGCAGCAGCCCGGCGGTCCGGACGACGTACGCAGGGAATGGGGCCGGTCGTTCCACGCCTGGCACGAAGAGGACCCGAAGACCGGGGAACAGACACCCCTCGGCGCCCCGGCCACGACCACCGACACCACTGACACAACCCACACCGACAAGGACGCCTCGTGA
- the casA gene encoding type I-E CRISPR-associated protein Cse1/CasA: protein MPETDQNSRSDGGLSFDLTTQPWIPVLRQDGGQDELSLREVFEQADTLRRLVGDLPTQEFALLRLLLALAHDALDGPRDAEHWADVWADEECFAPLSAYLDEHRPRFDLLDARIPFFQVAGLHTAKNEVFPLNRIVADVPNGEPFFSSRMPTVDRLTFAEAARWVVHTHAYDTSGIKTGVAGDDRVKGGKVYPLGVGWTGNLGGVFAEGHTLRETLLLNLVAVADTPGLSSDGDHDLPAWRREACGPGAGPQRPPTGVRDLYTWQSRRLLLHADADAVHGVVLGYGDPLTARNKHVYEPMTAWRRSAAQEKKHGEPLVYMPREHDPARSAWRGIASLIADRTEASQGAEAASYLRPRVLEWIARLVTDGELEEGFFVRARIVGAQYGTQQSVIDEVVDDHISMAVVLLHQQKREFAEQAVGAATDADDAVKALGDLATDLARAAGTETEGPGATARDLGFAALDTAYRTWLAGLDGHGDPYEQRTEWQRRVHRIVGRLGDRLITEAGDAAWQGRTITVKHGTEWLNSALAGKWFRSRLDRCLGHPNLPDQPSGASSAPVTETATKVHA, encoded by the coding sequence GTGCCTGAAACCGACCAGAACAGCAGGAGTGATGGCGGGCTGTCGTTCGACCTGACCACACAGCCCTGGATTCCGGTGCTGAGACAGGACGGTGGCCAGGACGAACTGTCGCTGCGCGAGGTGTTCGAACAGGCCGACACCTTGCGTCGGCTCGTCGGGGACCTGCCCACTCAGGAATTCGCCCTGCTACGCCTGCTGCTCGCCCTGGCCCACGACGCGCTCGACGGGCCACGAGACGCCGAGCACTGGGCAGATGTATGGGCGGACGAAGAGTGCTTCGCGCCGCTGTCCGCCTATCTCGACGAACACCGCCCCCGGTTTGACCTGCTCGATGCCCGTATCCCATTCTTTCAGGTTGCCGGGCTGCACACGGCGAAGAACGAGGTCTTTCCGCTCAACCGCATCGTGGCCGATGTCCCCAACGGGGAGCCCTTCTTCAGCTCCAGGATGCCCACCGTCGACCGGCTGACGTTCGCCGAGGCCGCCCGCTGGGTCGTCCACACACACGCCTACGACACCTCCGGCATCAAGACCGGTGTCGCGGGCGACGACCGGGTCAAGGGCGGCAAGGTGTATCCGCTCGGGGTCGGGTGGACCGGCAATCTCGGAGGAGTCTTCGCAGAGGGGCACACACTGCGGGAGACCCTCCTGCTCAACCTTGTGGCTGTTGCTGACACTCCCGGTCTGAGTTCCGACGGCGACCACGACCTTCCTGCCTGGCGGCGCGAGGCGTGCGGGCCAGGTGCAGGGCCGCAGCGTCCGCCCACGGGTGTACGCGATCTGTACACCTGGCAGTCGCGGCGCCTGCTCCTGCACGCCGACGCCGACGCGGTGCACGGCGTGGTCCTTGGCTACGGTGACCCGCTCACCGCTCGCAACAAGCACGTCTACGAGCCGATGACCGCCTGGCGGCGCAGTGCTGCGCAGGAGAAGAAGCATGGCGAACCCCTGGTCTACATGCCCCGGGAACACGACCCGGCCCGCTCCGCGTGGCGGGGGATCGCCTCCCTGATCGCCGACCGGACCGAGGCGTCCCAGGGCGCTGAAGCCGCGAGCTATCTGCGGCCCAGGGTCCTTGAGTGGATTGCGCGTCTGGTGACAGACGGCGAGCTGGAGGAAGGCTTTTTCGTTCGGGCCCGGATCGTCGGCGCCCAGTACGGCACGCAGCAGTCCGTCATCGACGAGGTCGTCGATGATCACATTTCCATGGCGGTGGTCCTGCTCCACCAGCAAAAACGAGAGTTCGCCGAGCAGGCCGTCGGAGCCGCCACCGATGCCGATGACGCCGTCAAGGCGCTCGGCGACCTCGCCACGGACCTCGCACGTGCCGCCGGCACCGAGACCGAAGGACCCGGTGCCACAGCACGCGATCTCGGATTTGCAGCACTCGACACTGCGTACCGCACGTGGCTGGCCGGCCTGGACGGCCATGGCGACCCGTACGAGCAGCGCACCGAATGGCAGCGCCGGGTGCACCGGATCGTGGGCAGGCTCGGTGACCGGCTCATCACCGAGGCCGGAGACGCCGCGTGGCAGGGCCGGACCATCACGGTCAAGCACGGCACCGAGTGGCTCAACTCCGCTCTCGCGGGCAAGTGGTTCCGATCCCGCCTGGACAGGTGCCTGGGCCACCCGAATCTTCCCGACCAGCCATCGGGTGCAAGCAGCGCCCCGGTGACCGAGACCGCCACGAAGGTGCACGCATGA
- the cas2e gene encoding type I-E CRISPR-associated endoribonuclease Cas2e produces the protein MLEISAGVFIGNPSARIRDVLWDEVQLYAGQGRVLLAHTTNNEQGFTFRTHEHSWLPIDHEGLTLIRRPNVEAGPRTDSDGPKTGWSKASKRRRFGRI, from the coding sequence CTGCTCGAGATCTCCGCAGGCGTTTTTATCGGCAACCCATCGGCGAGAATTCGCGACGTGCTGTGGGACGAGGTACAGCTGTACGCGGGTCAGGGAAGGGTGCTGCTTGCCCATACGACGAACAACGAGCAGGGCTTTACCTTCCGGACCCACGAACACAGTTGGCTCCCGATCGACCATGAGGGACTGACGCTGATTCGTCGTCCGAACGTTGAGGCAGGACCGCGGACGGACAGCGATGGCCCGAAGACGGGCTGGAGCAAAGCATCCAAGCGGCGCCGCTTTGGCAGGATATGA
- the cas6e gene encoding type I-E CRISPR-associated protein Cas6/Cse3/CasE — translation MFLTRFRVNTARPGARRLLSSPQVLHAAVMASFPGLLPADTAAPEGPRVLWRLDQNARAEVLLYIVSPARPDLTHLVEQAGWPAAATDPETPGWQTKPYAPFLDRLTAGESWAFRLTANPVHHIRRKADEPRKRTAHLTPVHQMAWLLDRQERGGFRILEKPDGKRLLPGGTTFKKCEHSGDKYELTVRDKRDLSFDKSRSAGTHGRPVSLVTVTFDGRLEVTDPAALRSTLTQGIGKAKAYGCGLITLAPLTGSG, via the coding sequence ATGTTCCTGACCCGCTTCCGTGTGAACACCGCGCGCCCCGGCGCCCGCCGCCTGCTCTCCTCCCCCCAGGTGCTCCACGCGGCAGTCATGGCGTCGTTCCCCGGCCTGCTGCCCGCAGACACGGCCGCGCCCGAGGGACCACGAGTGCTGTGGCGCCTCGATCAGAACGCGCGGGCCGAGGTGCTGCTGTACATCGTCAGCCCGGCCCGGCCCGACCTCACGCACCTCGTGGAACAGGCCGGCTGGCCCGCGGCCGCCACCGACCCGGAGACTCCAGGCTGGCAGACCAAGCCGTACGCCCCGTTCCTCGACCGTCTAACCGCAGGGGAGAGTTGGGCATTCCGGCTGACCGCCAACCCGGTCCACCACATCCGCCGCAAGGCGGACGAGCCACGAAAGCGCACCGCCCACCTGACTCCGGTGCATCAGATGGCGTGGCTCCTGGACCGCCAGGAGCGCGGAGGCTTCCGCATCCTCGAGAAGCCGGATGGCAAGCGATTGCTGCCCGGCGGAACGACGTTCAAGAAGTGCGAGCACTCCGGGGACAAGTACGAACTGACCGTCCGTGACAAACGCGACCTGTCCTTCGACAAGTCCCGCAGCGCCGGCACCCATGGGAGGCCCGTCAGCCTTGTGACGGTCACCTTCGACGGCCGGCTCGAAGTAACTGACCCCGCCGCGCTGCGTAGCACCCTCACACAAGGCATCGGCAAGGCGAAGGCGTACGGCTGCGGCCTCATCACCCTGGCACCACTCACCGGCAGCGGGTGA
- the cas3 gene encoding CRISPR-associated helicase Cas3' has translation MTGEGMSRSGLRGRLDGPVLTVWAKHDRDSDGWLPLWRHMEDSAAVAGLLWDTWLPASVRKLIASALPGGEQDARRLAVWLAGVHDIGKATPAFACQVEQLADHMREQGLQMRSARVLGPDRRVAPHGLAGQALLGEWLQKRHGWTVKQTGQVTVVVGGHHGVPPEHGHIAALHKHGHLLRTPGLSRAAWQRVQDDLLDACADEYGVRDRLNEWRSVKLPQPVQVLLTALVIVADWVSSNTDLFPYFPQDVVRSSEERVAAAWRGLDLPAPWCPDEPAGDAQELVASRFDLPPGAKVRPVQEAAVELARAMAAPGLMVIEAPMGEGKTEAALAVAEIFAARSGAGGVFFALPTMATGNAMFPRLLNWLERLPAAEDARYSVLLAHSKAALNEDFADLMRESGHRIVAVDADAPEEPPWRPTHATRSAPAELVAHAWLRGRKKAMLSSFVAGTVDQLLFAGLKSRHLAMRHLAVAGKVVVIDEAHAYDTYMSVYLDRVLSWLGAYRVPVVVLSATLPAGRRRELVEAYAGGSAEEARSAAEFEAVGKAGAYPLLTAVTPGGKPVLSSPGASARGTDVILERIDDDLDVLVDRLATELDGGGCVLVVRNTVKRVLETAQVLRATFGDEHVTVAHSCFIDIDRAAKDADLLKRFGPPGKAEGRPTGPHIVVASQVAEQSLDVDFDLLVTDLCPVDLLLQRMGRLHRHQRGEGQHERPKRLRRARCLVTGVDWTGDVPAPVRGSVAVYGAYALLRSAAALLPHFEKASSRPVRLPDDISPLVQAAYADGPAGPQSWAPAMADALERYERHRADQAERAAVFRLEEAGRDGRPLFGWVAAGVGDADDTRTGRAQVRDSRESLEVVVVQQRADGSLTTVPWLAQDRHGNRLGGLELPRDQPPPPRTARAAASCGLRLPIQFSYAAVMDRAIEELEELYVPAWQLKDSHWLSGQLILPLDEDCQTRLAGFALRYSQHDGLEVTRA, from the coding sequence ATGACGGGTGAGGGAATGTCCCGCTCGGGCCTGCGGGGCAGGCTCGATGGACCGGTGCTGACGGTATGGGCGAAGCACGACAGGGATTCCGACGGGTGGCTGCCGTTGTGGCGGCACATGGAGGACAGCGCCGCTGTGGCCGGTCTGCTGTGGGACACGTGGCTGCCCGCGAGCGTACGGAAGTTGATCGCCTCGGCGCTGCCCGGTGGTGAGCAGGACGCACGTCGGCTTGCCGTGTGGCTGGCGGGGGTGCACGACATCGGGAAGGCGACGCCCGCTTTCGCCTGTCAGGTCGAACAGCTCGCAGACCATATGCGTGAGCAAGGGCTGCAGATGCGCTCGGCGCGGGTCCTCGGGCCGGACCGCAGGGTGGCGCCGCACGGGCTGGCCGGGCAGGCGTTGCTGGGGGAGTGGCTGCAGAAGCGGCATGGCTGGACGGTGAAGCAGACCGGGCAGGTCACGGTCGTCGTGGGAGGACACCACGGGGTGCCTCCGGAGCACGGTCACATTGCAGCCCTGCACAAGCACGGGCACCTGCTGCGTACCCCGGGGCTGAGCCGAGCCGCGTGGCAGCGGGTGCAGGATGACCTGCTCGATGCGTGCGCCGACGAGTACGGCGTACGGGACCGGCTGAATGAGTGGCGGTCGGTGAAACTGCCGCAGCCGGTGCAGGTGTTGCTCACAGCGCTGGTGATCGTCGCCGACTGGGTCTCCAGCAACACCGACCTCTTTCCTTACTTCCCGCAGGACGTCGTCCGCAGCAGTGAGGAGCGGGTGGCCGCGGCCTGGCGCGGGCTGGATCTGCCCGCGCCCTGGTGCCCGGACGAGCCCGCAGGGGACGCCCAGGAACTGGTCGCCTCCCGCTTCGATCTGCCGCCAGGGGCGAAGGTCCGGCCGGTGCAGGAAGCCGCCGTCGAACTGGCCCGGGCGATGGCAGCCCCGGGGCTGATGGTGATCGAGGCGCCGATGGGGGAGGGGAAGACCGAGGCCGCCCTGGCGGTCGCCGAGATCTTCGCTGCCCGCTCGGGGGCGGGCGGCGTGTTCTTCGCGCTGCCGACCATGGCCACTGGCAATGCGATGTTCCCCCGCCTTCTTAACTGGCTCGAGCGGCTGCCCGCAGCCGAAGACGCCCGGTACTCCGTCCTGCTCGCTCACTCGAAGGCCGCGTTGAACGAGGACTTTGCCGACCTGATGCGCGAGAGCGGCCACCGGATCGTCGCGGTCGACGCGGACGCGCCCGAAGAGCCGCCATGGCGCCCCACGCACGCGACACGGTCCGCTCCTGCTGAGCTCGTCGCGCACGCTTGGCTGCGCGGCCGTAAGAAGGCCATGCTGTCCTCGTTCGTCGCGGGAACCGTCGACCAGTTGCTGTTCGCCGGGCTCAAGAGCCGACACCTGGCAATGCGCCACCTCGCGGTCGCCGGGAAGGTCGTCGTGATCGACGAGGCGCATGCCTATGACACGTACATGAGCGTCTACCTCGACCGCGTGCTGTCGTGGCTCGGCGCGTATCGCGTGCCAGTGGTGGTGCTGTCCGCGACCCTGCCCGCGGGAAGGCGCCGCGAGCTCGTCGAGGCGTACGCGGGCGGCAGCGCCGAAGAAGCCCGGAGTGCCGCGGAGTTCGAGGCGGTGGGCAAGGCCGGCGCCTATCCTTTGCTGACCGCCGTGACACCCGGCGGGAAACCGGTCCTGAGCAGTCCTGGCGCCTCCGCCCGGGGCACGGACGTCATCCTGGAGCGGATCGACGACGACCTGGACGTTCTCGTTGACCGACTCGCCACTGAGCTGGACGGCGGCGGCTGCGTGCTGGTCGTACGTAACACGGTCAAGCGGGTGCTGGAGACCGCCCAGGTGCTCAGGGCGACGTTCGGTGATGAGCACGTGACGGTCGCCCACTCGTGTTTCATCGACATCGACCGCGCGGCGAAGGACGCAGATCTCCTGAAACGCTTCGGGCCGCCGGGCAAAGCGGAAGGCCGCCCGACGGGGCCGCACATCGTCGTGGCCAGCCAGGTGGCCGAGCAGTCCCTCGACGTCGACTTCGACCTACTTGTCACCGACCTCTGCCCGGTCGACCTGCTGCTCCAGCGCATGGGGCGTCTGCACCGGCATCAGCGGGGTGAAGGGCAGCACGAACGTCCCAAGCGGTTGCGCCGGGCGCGCTGTCTGGTCACCGGTGTCGACTGGACAGGCGACGTGCCGGCGCCGGTGCGAGGCTCGGTCGCCGTGTACGGGGCGTACGCGCTCCTGCGATCCGCGGCCGCGCTCTTGCCCCACTTCGAGAAAGCATCAAGCCGTCCGGTACGGCTGCCCGACGACATCAGCCCCCTCGTACAGGCGGCATACGCCGACGGTCCCGCAGGCCCGCAGAGCTGGGCACCCGCGATGGCCGATGCCCTCGAACGGTACGAGCGGCACCGTGCAGACCAGGCCGAACGGGCGGCCGTGTTCCGACTGGAGGAAGCCGGAAGGGACGGCAGGCCCCTGTTCGGGTGGGTTGCGGCAGGAGTGGGCGACGCGGACGACACCCGAACCGGGCGGGCCCAGGTCCGCGACAGCAGGGAAAGTCTTGAGGTCGTCGTCGTGCAGCAGCGCGCCGACGGATCGCTGACGACGGTTCCCTGGCTGGCGCAGGACCGCCACGGCAACCGACTCGGGGGGCTGGAACTGCCCCGGGACCAGCCCCCGCCGCCGCGAACGGCACGGGCGGCAGCGAGCTGCGGACTGAGGCTGCCGATCCAGTTCTCGTACGCCGCTGTCATGGACCGCGCGATCGAAGAGCTGGAGGAACTCTACGTACCCGCATGGCAGTTGAAGGACAGTCACTGGCTCTCCGGCCAGCTGATTCTTCCGCTCGACGAGGATTGTCAGACCCGTCTGGCAGGGTTCGCACTCCGCTACAGCCAGCACGACGGCCTCGAGGTGACCCGTGCCTGA
- the cas7e gene encoding type I-E CRISPR-associated protein Cas7/Cse4/CasC, which produces MTRFYLDVHALQTVPPSNLNRDDTGAPKSAVYGGVPRARVSSQAWKKATRDYFKAESLLDPSELGVRTKKVVEVLADYIRDADPSQGQADALKLAAEVIVATGLKIEAPKRKTSAKEAAAEDDAAEPVPQSKYLMFLSARQLDGLARLAIEGAADIKAFLKDKDNKARAKQIADTRHSVDIALFGRMVADSADINVDAAVQVAHAISVHRVENESDYFTAVDDHNKDTEPGAGMIGTVDFNSATLYRYAALGVHQLAANLGEGLRDDESRTTPVRRAVEAFVRGFTGSLPTGKINTFGHHTLPDAVIVKLRTTRPISFVAAFEEPVRGNQGGHVSEASARLAEYIPDIERAYGNDDSTLTWVLRVGPNTQKLAAIGTETASINELITSIGQAVAERLEKPA; this is translated from the coding sequence GTGACCCGCTTCTACCTTGACGTGCACGCCCTGCAGACCGTCCCGCCCAGCAACCTGAACCGGGACGACACCGGTGCCCCGAAGTCCGCGGTGTACGGGGGAGTGCCGCGGGCCCGAGTCTCAAGCCAGGCATGGAAGAAGGCCACCCGGGACTACTTCAAGGCCGAGAGCCTCCTCGACCCGAGCGAACTGGGCGTGCGCACCAAGAAGGTCGTCGAGGTCCTGGCCGACTACATCCGCGACGCCGACCCCTCACAGGGGCAGGCCGACGCCCTGAAGCTGGCGGCCGAGGTCATCGTCGCAACAGGCTTGAAGATCGAGGCACCCAAACGCAAGACCTCAGCGAAGGAGGCAGCAGCGGAGGACGATGCGGCCGAGCCGGTACCCCAGTCCAAGTACCTCATGTTCCTCAGCGCCCGCCAGCTCGACGGACTCGCCCGTCTCGCCATCGAAGGCGCCGCCGACATCAAGGCCTTCCTGAAGGACAAGGACAACAAGGCCCGGGCCAAGCAGATCGCCGACACCCGCCACTCCGTGGACATCGCACTGTTCGGCCGTATGGTCGCCGACTCCGCCGACATCAACGTCGACGCCGCTGTCCAGGTCGCCCATGCCATCAGCGTGCACCGGGTCGAGAACGAGTCCGACTACTTCACGGCCGTCGACGACCACAACAAGGACACCGAGCCGGGCGCCGGAATGATCGGCACCGTCGACTTCAACTCAGCAACCCTCTACCGCTACGCAGCCCTCGGCGTCCATCAGCTGGCCGCCAACCTTGGCGAAGGACTCCGCGACGACGAGTCGCGCACCACCCCGGTACGCCGCGCCGTCGAAGCGTTCGTCCGCGGCTTCACCGGGTCACTGCCGACCGGCAAGATCAACACCTTCGGTCACCACACACTCCCTGACGCCGTGATCGTCAAACTTCGCACCACCCGCCCCATCAGCTTCGTCGCCGCCTTCGAAGAGCCCGTCCGCGGCAACCAAGGCGGCCACGTGTCCGAGGCATCCGCACGGCTGGCGGAGTACATCCCCGACATCGAGCGCGCCTACGGAAACGACGACTCCACCCTCACATGGGTGCTCCGCGTCGGCCCGAACACACAGAAACTCGCCGCCATCGGAACAGAAACAGCGAGCATCAACGAACTCATCACCTCGATCGGCCAGGCCGTCGCCGAACGACTGGAGAAGCCCGCATGA